CCTTGGTTTTGGTAATACAGTCTACCTGAGCTACCGAAGAAATACTTGACAGAGCTTCACCTCTGAATCCAAGAGAATGAATACTGAAAAGATCATCTATATTTTTAAGCTTACTTGTGGCATGCCTCTTAAAAGCCTTGCGGATCTGGCTCTTTTCGATTCCGCTTCCATTGTCTGTAACTCGTATCATATCGATACCGCCGCCCTTTATCTCAACAGTAACGGCTGTAGCACCGGAATCTATTGCATTCTCTACTAGCTCCTTGACTACGCTTGCAGGCCTCTCAACAACTTCACCTGCAGCAATCTGATCTATAGTATTTTTATCAAGCTCATTTATAAAGGCCATTTAGCTTTTCCACCTGTTCTTTAAGTCACTTTGTAATTTGTAAAGCGTATTTAAAGCATCCATTGGCGTCAGTGTCGTAATGTCGATCTCCTGAAGCCTCTTAAGTACATCTTCATCCGTCACGGTGTCAAATAAAGACATCTGATGGGTATCTACTTCATCGTAGTGTTTAACTTTAACCTTTTTATCATTTTTATTTTCACGGGCAATGCTCTGAACTTTCTCAGTAATGTCATTGTCCGTAAGTTCTGTAACAATTTCCTTGGCTCTGTCAATTACCATATCAGGAACGCCGGCAAGCTTGGCAACCTGAATACCATAACTCTTATCAGCGCCGCCCTTGACTATCTTACGTAAAAAGACAATATCATCGCCATTTTCCTTAACAGCGATGCAGTAGTTATTGACATTATCCATCTTGCCTTCAAGCTCTGTAAGCTCATGATAATGAGTAGCAAACAAGGTCTTGGCCCCAAGAATCTTCCTGTTACTGATGTGCTCAGTAACAGCCCAGGCTATGGCAAGCCCATCATAAGTACTTGTTCCTCGGCCTATCTCATCAAGGATCAGGAGTGAATTTGGAGTAGCATTTCTAAGGATATTAGCAACCTCATTCATCTCAACCATGAAAGTGGACTGACCACTTCCAAGATCATCACTTGCACCAACTCTGGTAAATATTCTGTCAACAACGCATATATCAGCCTTGGAAGCAGGAACAAAGCTTCCTATCTGAGCCATGAGAACTATAAGTGCAGTCTGTCTCATATAGGTAGACTTACCAGCCATATTAGGCCCTGTGATAATTGAAATGCAGTGCTTTTTATTATCAAGATATGTATCATTCGATATGAACATATCAGAAGTATCAAGCATTCTCTCAACAACAGGATGTCTGCCTTCTTTGATATTTATAATTCCCTTTTCATTTATAGATGGCTTAACATAGTGATTTTTCTCAGCCACATAAGCAAGTGAAGCATAAACATCAAGAAGAGCTATAGCCTTGGCTGTAGTCTGTATTCTGTCAATTTCAAGAGCAATAGAGTCTCTGATCTTGCAGAACATCTCATATTCAAGATTATTAAGCTTATCCTGAGCATTTAAAATAGTGTCCTCAAGTTCCTTGAGTTCAGGAGTCGTATATCTCTCACAGTTAGTAAGAGTCTGCTTACGGATAAAGTATTCAGGCACTTTGTCCTTGAAGGAATTGGTAACCTCAAAGGAATAGCCAAAGACATTGCTGTATTTGATCCTGAGATTTTTAATTCCTGTTTTCTCTTTTTCGCTTTCTTCCATCTCAGCAAGCCAGGTCTTACCGTTAGTGCCCGCTTCCCTGAAATGATCTATATCAGCATCAAAGCCTTCCTTGATGATACCGCTCTCTTTGATTGCAAGAGGCGGTTCCTCAACTATTGCCTGATCTATAAGTTCATATATATCTCTTAAGGCATCAAGATTATCCTCAAGTGCTGAAAGTTCTGCATCACTTTGAACATCTAAAAGAGCCGTCTTGATCGCGGGGATCATACTGATTGAATTTCTAAAAGCAAGAAGATCCCTTGGATTAGCAGTCTTATATATTATCTTGGACATAAGTCTTTCAAGATCATAAATCGGGCCAAGATACTCTCGTATCTCTTCTCTGCTGACTACATTCTTAACAAGACTTTCAACAGCGCTCTGTCTCTTTAAGATTTCATTTCTGTCTATAAGCGGCTGCTCGATAAAGCTTCTAAGAGTTCTTGCCCCCATAGCTGTCTTGGTCTTATCAAGTACCCACAAAAGAGTACCTCTCTTTTGCTTGTCTCTCATAGTCTCTACAAGTTCAAGATTTCTTCTTGTAGAGCTGTCCAGAAGCATATATTTGCTGGCAAGATAAGGATATATGTGAGTAATATTACCAACATCTGATTTCTGCATATCTATCAGATATTGTAAAAGAGCTCCTGCAGCAACTACTCCATTTGGAAAATCATCGACGCCAAGACCTATAAGAGAAGAAACTTTAAAATGCTTCATAAGAAGCTTTTTGCTGCTATCCTCATCAAAATATCTTGATTCAAGCTGATTAACAAATATCTGCATTCTGTCGCGAAGATCTTCCATATCAACCCCGCTTACAGAAAAAGATTCATTGCAAATAATCTCTGATGGCATATACTTGCCAATTTCATCAAGAGCTTCTCTGAGAGAATCAACCTCTGTCAGGTAATAATCACCTGTAGTAACATCAGCTATTGAAATTCCAATATTATCAGGCGAATACAGAATACTCATGATGTAATTGTTCTTGGTTTCCTCAAGAGACTGCATATTGAGGTTAGTGCCGGGAGTAACTATCCTTGTTACTTCTCTCTTGACTATCCCTTTTGCAAGCTTAGGGTCCTCTGTCTGCTCACAGATGGCAACCTTATAGCCTCGTCCCACAAGCTTGGTCAGATAAGAATCCACGGCATGAAAAGGAACTCCGCACATAGGAGCCCTTTCCTCAAGGCCACAGGCCTTTCCTGTAAGTGTAAGTTCAAGCTCCTTGGATGCCACCTTGGCATCGTCAAAAAAGAGCTCATAGAAATCCCCTAATCTGTAAAAAAGGATACAGTCCTTGTTTTCCTTTTTGGTCTGCAGATAATGCTGCATCATGGGTGATACTTTTTCTATATCAACCGTATCAAAAGTAGCGCTGCTCTCCACAACAAAAATTCCCCTTGTAACTCAATTTATAATTATCAGACTCTTTCCCCTGTAAAATAGAATCCGTGGCAATTAGCCAATTTAACATCTACCATTTCGCCAATGAGTGATTCATCTCCCGGGAAATGGACAAGTGTATTATTACTAAGTCTTCCGGTAACAAGGCTGGAATCCTGTTCATTGACACTTTCAACAAGAACCTTCTCAGTAACTCCTGTAAGCTTCTCAGACTGCTTTCTGGCAGTCTCCTGAACGACCTTTAACAGTCTGTCAAAGTTCTCTTTAACTTCCTCTTCAGGAACCTGATCTGGGAACCCGGCAGCAGGAGTGCCTGTTCTCTTGGAATATATAAAGGTAAAGGCATTATCAAAAGAAGCCTTCTCAACTACATCTATTGTCTCGTCAACATCCGCAGGTGTTTCCCCCGGGAATCCTACGATGATGTCTGTTGTAATTGCAACATCAGGAAGTTTGGTCCTGATCTTATCTACAAGTGCAAGATATGAATCCTTGGTATACTTCCTGTTCATGCGGCGAAGGATTTCTGTGCTGCCTGACTGAAGAGGTAGATGAATGTGTCTTGCAATCTTGGGATTTCTCTCAATAACATCTAACAGTTCATCAGAAAAATCCTTGGGATGAGGAGTCATAAATCTGATTCTCTCAAGGCCTTCTACCTTGCAAACTTCTTCAAGAAGCTCAGGGAAGCTGATCTTATTAGGATCATCATCCTTAAAATCAAGGCCATAGGAATTAACATTCTGTCCCAGAAGCATAACTTCCTTAACTCCATCAGCCACAAGCTTCTCACACTCTCTGACTATATCTCTTGGAGATCTGCTCCTCTCACGTCCTCTTACATACGGAACGATGCAGTAAGTACAGAAATTATTGCATCCAAACATGATATTGACACCGGACTTAAAAGGATACTTACGAAGTACAGGAAGATCTTCAACAATCTTGTCTGTCTCTTTCCAGATATCAATTATCATTCTGTCAGATTCAAGGCAAGTGCATAAAAGCTCAGCAAATTTATAGATGTTGTGTGTACCAAAAATAAGATCAACAAATCTATAGCTCTTTTTGATTTTCTCAATAACAGTCTGTTCCTGCATCATGCATCCGCAAAGAGCAATCTTCATATGAGGATTTTTCTTTTTGAAATTACTGCAGGCACCAAGCCTTCCATAAACTCTCTGGTCTGCGTTATCTCTTACAGTACAGGTATTATATATTACAAAATCCGCATTCTCAGATTCAGATTCTTCATAACCCACAAGTCGCAGAATGGCAAGAAGCTTCTCAGAATCTCTCGCATTCATTTGGCAGCCAAAGGTTACAACACAGGCTGTAAGTTTTCTTCCAAGCTCTTTTTCCTTGTCGGAGACATAGTCTCTGGCCTTCTCAATAAACTCTAGCTGACGAAGACTCTCTGCATCTGTGATGTCATTTCTGTTACTATTTAATATATTTATTTCTTTATTCATTACAAAAACTCTTTCTTAATAATCAATTCCATATGCATTAACAATTCCAAGAAGAATATCTACTACCTTCCTCATTTCCTGAATTGAAGCATATTCATACTTACCATGATAGTTATAACCGCCTGTGCAAAGGTTAGGACATGGAAGTCCCTTATATGACAGAGCAGCTCCATCAGTACCTCCCCTGATAGGAGAATCAATAGGTGTAATGCCAAGTTCGATCATAACCTTCTTAGCATTATCAACAAGATGCATATGAGGACGGATCTTGTCAATCATGTTGTAGTACTGATCATGTACCTCAACATCAACAGTTCCTTCTCCATACTTCTTGTTAAGGAAATCACCTGCAGCCATAAACAATTCTTTTTTCTTTGCAAAAAGCTTCTCGTCGTGGTCTCTGATGATATATGAGGCTGTTGCGCTCTCAGTTCCGCCTTTCACCTCTGTCAGATGGAAGAAGCCTTCTCTTTTCTCTGTATACATTGGATTCTGAAATGCCGGAAGAAGTGAATGGAATTCATAGCACAAAAGAGCTGCATTGACCATTTTGTTCTTGGCATCTCCGGGATGAACGCTTCTGCCATGCACTGTAATATTACCTTCAGCAGCATTAAAGTTTTCATATTCAAGTTCGCCAAGTTTACCGCCGTCTACAGTATAAGCGTATTTGGCTCCAAATTTATCAATATCAAAAAATGCCGTTCCTGCGCCAATCTCTTCATCAGGAGTAAAGGCTATCTTGATCTCGCCATGCTTGATATCAGGATTTATCAAAAGAGTTTCTGCCATAGTCATAATTTCAGAAACTCCTGCCTTATCATCTGCTCCAAGAAGAGTTGTACCATCTGTTACTATAAGATCCTCTCCAATGTGATTAGACAGTTCCGGGAAATCCTTAGGTGATAAAACAACCTTCTCATCAGCATTAAGGACAATGTCCTTGCCATCGTAATTCTCTACAATTCTGGGGTTTACATCCTTGCCGCTCACTTCATCAGATGTATCCATATGAGATACAAAACCGATAGCAGGTCTATCCTTGCCATCATCAAGATTAGAAGGAATGCTGGCGTAAACATAACAGTGTTCCTTATCATAATAAACGTCTGAAGCACCTATCTGTGTAAGCTCTTCTGCAAGAAGCTTTGCAAGATCATGCTGCTTCATAGTTGATGGAGAAGTGCCTGTTGTATCATCAGACTGAGTGTCTATTTTCACATATCTGAGAAATTTTTCAATTACGTCTATTTTTGCCATTTTTCTTACTCCCTGTTTCTTTTCTCTTTTTATAATCAGGGTCGGTCTCGCTTATATAAATGCGGACGCTCCTGTCTCCTAATATATTAAAATCAGAATTTTGGGAAGAAAGCTTAACTCCCTCATATACTCCAGTATCTGATAAAAGGCTCCATCTAAGCCCTTCAGGTAACTTGGGAAGTGCAAATTCTGTTCTGTTCCAATGCATGTTGTAGCACACATAGATAAAAGGCTTATCAGAATCGTTACTCTTCTCATATAAGCCGCAATACAACATTCCCAGTACATGACTGTAACCTGAAAGATCAGGTCTCCAGGCTTCCTTTCCATGGCATGACATATCAGGATAACCGCAGGAAATATAATCCATAAGTCTGAAAGGTCTTCTGTTATGTAAGAAATCATTTGAAAAGCGAAGATCGATCAAAAATCTCACATAATCGTAAAAATCCTTATTCTTATCAAGAGCTTTCCAGTCGACCCATCCGATCTCATTATCCTGGCAATACGGATTATTGTTGCCTGCCTGGGAATTACCGAATTCTTCTCCTCCAAAAATCATTGGTGTTCCCTGTGCCATGAATAACATAGTCATAATGTTCTTCATCTGCTTTTTGCGCAGCTCCAGAATATTATGCTTTCTGGTACGGCCTTCAATTCCGCAATTCCAGCTAAGATTATTGTCTATTCCGTCCTTGTTATTCTCGCCGTTTTCCTCATTATGCTTGTGCTCATAAGCAACAAGATCAGCAAGTCTGAAACCTTCATAGTCACACACGTAATTGATAATGCCGTTATTGTTATCATTACTGATCATAACCTTCAAAAAGTCATTAACAGTATTATCATCGCTCTTTAAAAAGCGTCTTGTGGCATACATAAAGGAATTATTATATATCGCAAGAACCCTGTCATTAGGCGCTTCAGTCCCGTATATATCCCCGGTATCAAACCAGTCATACCATATCTTGGCATCTGTAAACAGAGGCTCCTTGACTATCTGTCTTATAGGAACTCTTACACCCTTTAAATGAAAACCATCAACATGATAAGTGCATCTCCAGAATCTCAAAGCATCTATGATAAGAGATTCATTCTCATTTTCATCAAAATAGAACTGCATAATAACTTCAATACCATTCTTATGAAGAATCTTGATGAAATTCTTAAATTCGTTTTCTGCGTCAAACGGACATTCGCAGAATGATGTTCTGGGTGCGAAATAAAAACCTTTTTTATACCCCCAGAAATTTATCTTTTTGGAGATATCTTTTTCATTTAAAAGGCTTCCATCCTTGGAATATACAACCTTATTGCCTTTTCCTGATACTTTTTTTACAGGATTTTCAACTTCATTCATCTCATAGGCAGGCATAAGTTCAAGTGTAGTAACACCAAGTTCCTTAAGGTACGAAAGCTTATCTATGATTCCTCCAAAAGTACCTCTTCTTGCAGATGCAACGCCGCTAGATGAACTCTTAGTATATCCCCTGACATTTAGCAGATATACAAAGCTGTTCTCATAAGGAACAAGAGGATTTACATCCCCTTCCCAGTCAAAACATGATGCAGAATGTGATTGAAGGGATTTATTATCGAGTTTAGCTCTGATCTCATTGTCAGGAACATCTTCGCCAAACTTCTCAAGGCCAATAACATGCCTTGCATATGGATCGCAAAAATAAGCATCATCAGCGTAATAATTGTAGGAATCGTACTCATCTATGTTCTTAATTCCTCTTATTCTTGCAGAATAAATAGTTCCCCTCTTAAGAGATTTAGAAAAAGAAATGCTCAGGCTGTCCATAATCCTGGCGCCGTCAGATTTATACAGCGTTATACCGCATTTCTTGTTATCAGTGAAAATTGCACGGACAACAAGGCTCTTATCATAATCAATATAACAGCCAAGAGGATATGGCTTCTCATTACAGATTTCAAACTTCCCGCTCATTTCTCATACTCCCAATCTTTCACATATGCCGTAATATTTTACCACAAAAAAGCTTTATATGCTAATAAACTATGCTATAATCGACATATACAGGAACATATTCCCGATAGGAGGCTTATAATATGGAATTTTCCAAGGTTGCAACCGAAATGAACACCAGAATAGAGAACGGTGAACAGGAAACAGTTGAAATCGAGCTTGATCATGGAGAAATCGTCAACTGCGCCATTATGATCGTGCTTACTGTTAATGATAAAGATTACATAGTTCTTTTACCTCTTGATAAAAATGGTCAAAACCATGATGGAAACGTATGGTTCTATGAATTTATCTGGGATGGATCTGATAAGGAGCCTGAACTTGGCTATATCAGCGATGATGCTGAGTATGAGGCTGTATCAGAGGCTTTTGATCTTTATCTTGATGATGTTGAGTTCGATGAGCTTGTAGAACTTCCCGAAGAAGGACTTGATGGTGAAGAATGATCACCCTCCCATAAATGTCTGATAGGTCTTAGAAACCTTGTGGGCATCATTGGATTTTCTTTATTTCCGGTCAGATAAGACATTATGAGCGCTGATTTTGCCCTGGTCATACCGACATAGAGCATTCGGCG
The sequence above is a segment of the Butyrivibrio proteoclasticus B316 genome. Coding sequences within it:
- the mutS gene encoding DNA mismatch repair protein MutS; translated protein: MMQHYLQTKKENKDCILFYRLGDFYELFFDDAKVASKELELTLTGKACGLEERAPMCGVPFHAVDSYLTKLVGRGYKVAICEQTEDPKLAKGIVKREVTRIVTPGTNLNMQSLEETKNNYIMSILYSPDNIGISIADVTTGDYYLTEVDSLREALDEIGKYMPSEIICNESFSVSGVDMEDLRDRMQIFVNQLESRYFDEDSSKKLLMKHFKVSSLIGLGVDDFPNGVVAAGALLQYLIDMQKSDVGNITHIYPYLASKYMLLDSSTRRNLELVETMRDKQKRGTLLWVLDKTKTAMGARTLRSFIEQPLIDRNEILKRQSAVESLVKNVVSREEIREYLGPIYDLERLMSKIIYKTANPRDLLAFRNSISMIPAIKTALLDVQSDAELSALEDNLDALRDIYELIDQAIVEEPPLAIKESGIIKEGFDADIDHFREAGTNGKTWLAEMEESEKEKTGIKNLRIKYSNVFGYSFEVTNSFKDKVPEYFIRKQTLTNCERYTTPELKELEDTILNAQDKLNNLEYEMFCKIRDSIALEIDRIQTTAKAIALLDVYASLAYVAEKNHYVKPSINEKGIINIKEGRHPVVERMLDTSDMFISNDTYLDNKKHCISIITGPNMAGKSTYMRQTALIVLMAQIGSFVPASKADICVVDRIFTRVGASDDLGSGQSTFMVEMNEVANILRNATPNSLLILDEIGRGTSTYDGLAIAWAVTEHISNRKILGAKTLFATHYHELTELEGKMDNVNNYCIAVKENGDDIVFLRKIVKGGADKSYGIQVAKLAGVPDMVIDRAKEIVTELTDNDITEKVQSIARENKNDKKVKVKHYDEVDTHQMSLFDTVTDEDVLKRLQEIDITTLTPMDALNTLYKLQSDLKNRWKS
- the miaB gene encoding tRNA (N6-isopentenyl adenosine(37)-C2)-methylthiotransferase MiaB, with translation MNKEINILNSNRNDITDAESLRQLEFIEKARDYVSDKEKELGRKLTACVVTFGCQMNARDSEKLLAILRLVGYEESESENADFVIYNTCTVRDNADQRVYGRLGACSNFKKKNPHMKIALCGCMMQEQTVIEKIKKSYRFVDLIFGTHNIYKFAELLCTCLESDRMIIDIWKETDKIVEDLPVLRKYPFKSGVNIMFGCNNFCTYCIVPYVRGRERSRSPRDIVRECEKLVADGVKEVMLLGQNVNSYGLDFKDDDPNKISFPELLEEVCKVEGLERIRFMTPHPKDFSDELLDVIERNPKIARHIHLPLQSGSTEILRRMNRKYTKDSYLALVDKIRTKLPDVAITTDIIVGFPGETPADVDETIDVVEKASFDNAFTFIYSKRTGTPAAGFPDQVPEEEVKENFDRLLKVVQETARKQSEKLTGVTEKVLVESVNEQDSSLVTGRLSNNTLVHFPGDESLIGEMVDVKLANCHGFYFTGERV
- the pepT gene encoding peptidase T, producing MAKIDVIEKFLRYVKIDTQSDDTTGTSPSTMKQHDLAKLLAEELTQIGASDVYYDKEHCYVYASIPSNLDDGKDRPAIGFVSHMDTSDEVSGKDVNPRIVENYDGKDIVLNADEKVVLSPKDFPELSNHIGEDLIVTDGTTLLGADDKAGVSEIMTMAETLLINPDIKHGEIKIAFTPDEEIGAGTAFFDIDKFGAKYAYTVDGGKLGELEYENFNAAEGNITVHGRSVHPGDAKNKMVNAALLCYEFHSLLPAFQNPMYTEKREGFFHLTEVKGGTESATASYIIRDHDEKLFAKKKELFMAAGDFLNKKYGEGTVDVEVHDQYYNMIDKIRPHMHLVDNAKKVMIELGITPIDSPIRGGTDGAALSYKGLPCPNLCTGGYNYHGKYEYASIQEMRKVVDILLGIVNAYGIDY
- a CDS encoding alpha-amylase family glycosyl hydrolase; protein product: MSGKFEICNEKPYPLGCYIDYDKSLVVRAIFTDNKKCGITLYKSDGARIMDSLSISFSKSLKRGTIYSARIRGIKNIDEYDSYNYYADDAYFCDPYARHVIGLEKFGEDVPDNEIRAKLDNKSLQSHSASCFDWEGDVNPLVPYENSFVYLLNVRGYTKSSSSGVASARRGTFGGIIDKLSYLKELGVTTLELMPAYEMNEVENPVKKVSGKGNKVVYSKDGSLLNEKDISKKINFWGYKKGFYFAPRTSFCECPFDAENEFKNFIKILHKNGIEVIMQFYFDENENESLIIDALRFWRCTYHVDGFHLKGVRVPIRQIVKEPLFTDAKIWYDWFDTGDIYGTEAPNDRVLAIYNNSFMYATRRFLKSDDNTVNDFLKVMISNDNNNGIINYVCDYEGFRLADLVAYEHKHNEENGENNKDGIDNNLSWNCGIEGRTRKHNILELRKKQMKNIMTMLFMAQGTPMIFGGEEFGNSQAGNNNPYCQDNEIGWVDWKALDKNKDFYDYVRFLIDLRFSNDFLHNRRPFRLMDYISCGYPDMSCHGKEAWRPDLSGYSHVLGMLYCGLYEKSNDSDKPFIYVCYNMHWNRTEFALPKLPEGLRWSLLSDTGVYEGVKLSSQNSDFNILGDRSVRIYISETDPDYKKRKETGSKKNGKNRRN
- a CDS encoding DUF1292 domain-containing protein, encoding MEFSKVATEMNTRIENGEQETVEIELDHGEIVNCAIMIVLTVNDKDYIVLLPLDKNGQNHDGNVWFYEFIWDGSDKEPELGYISDDAEYEAVSEAFDLYLDDVEFDELVELPEEGLDGEE